One Streptomyces coeruleorubidus DNA segment encodes these proteins:
- the proS gene encoding proline--tRNA ligase, which produces MAKAPVLTPQADDFPRWYQDLITKAELADNGPVRGTMVIRPYGYGLWERMQTEMDARIKETGTQNAYFPLLIPQSYLTREADHVEGFAPELAVVTHGGGKELEEPAVVRPTSEMIINDYFSKWVQSYRDLPLLINQWANVVRWELRPRLFLRTTEFLWQEGHTAHATYEEARHFAAHIHRQVYEDFMVNVLAMDVVPGRKTVKERFAGAINTLTLEGMMGDGKALQMATSHELGQNFAKAFNTQYLSKDGRQELVWQTSWGSTTRMIGALVMMHGDDNGLRVPPRLAQIQAVVLAIKGDEAVLAKVRELGDRLKAAGIRVHVDDRTDTPFGRRAVDWELKGVPVRIEIGPRDLENGTAMLARRVPGGKEPVSLDALVSLLPTVLEEDQALLLKQSRERRESRTTEVATIDEAVEAAGAGGWARIPWAVLGEEGEAKLADHAVTVRCLVAEDGSVPDADDAPGNVAVVARAY; this is translated from the coding sequence ATGGCCAAGGCACCCGTACTCACCCCCCAGGCGGACGATTTCCCGCGCTGGTACCAGGACTTGATCACCAAGGCGGAGCTCGCCGACAACGGTCCGGTGCGCGGCACCATGGTCATCCGACCGTACGGATACGGGCTGTGGGAGCGGATGCAGACCGAGATGGACGCCCGCATCAAGGAGACGGGCACCCAGAACGCGTACTTCCCGCTCCTGATCCCGCAGTCCTACCTCACGCGCGAGGCGGACCACGTCGAGGGCTTCGCGCCCGAGCTGGCCGTGGTCACGCACGGCGGCGGCAAGGAACTCGAAGAGCCGGCCGTGGTCCGGCCCACCTCCGAGATGATCATCAACGACTATTTCTCGAAGTGGGTGCAGAGCTACCGCGATCTGCCGCTGCTCATCAACCAGTGGGCGAATGTCGTGCGCTGGGAGCTGCGGCCCCGCCTCTTCCTGCGCACCACCGAGTTCCTCTGGCAGGAGGGCCACACCGCGCACGCCACGTACGAGGAGGCGCGCCATTTCGCCGCGCACATTCACCGGCAGGTCTACGAGGACTTCATGGTGAACGTCCTGGCGATGGACGTGGTCCCCGGCCGCAAGACCGTCAAGGAGCGGTTCGCCGGCGCGATCAACACCCTCACGCTCGAAGGCATGATGGGCGATGGCAAGGCCCTCCAGATGGCCACCAGCCATGAACTGGGCCAGAACTTCGCGAAGGCCTTCAACACGCAGTACCTGTCGAAGGACGGCCGGCAGGAGCTGGTCTGGCAGACCTCCTGGGGCTCCACCACCCGCATGATCGGCGCCCTGGTGATGATGCACGGCGACGACAACGGCCTGCGCGTCCCGCCGCGGCTGGCACAGATCCAGGCCGTGGTGCTCGCGATCAAGGGCGACGAGGCGGTTCTGGCCAAGGTCCGCGAGCTCGGCGACCGGCTCAAGGCGGCCGGGATCCGTGTCCACGTCGACGACCGCACCGACACCCCCTTCGGCCGCCGCGCCGTCGACTGGGAGCTCAAGGGTGTGCCGGTCCGGATCGAGATCGGCCCGCGCGATCTGGAGAACGGCACCGCGATGCTGGCCCGCCGTGTCCCGGGCGGCAAGGAGCCGGTCTCCCTGGACGCCCTGGTGTCGCTGCTGCCGACGGTCCTCGAAGAAGACCAGGCACTGCTGCTGAAGCAGTCCCGGGAGCGCCGCGAGTCCCGTACGACCGAGGTCGCGACGATCGACGAGGCCGTCGAGGCCGCCGGCGCCGGGGGCTGGGCGCGCATCCCGTGGGCGGTGCTCGGCGAGGAGGGCGAAGCCAAGCTGGCCGATCACGCGGTGACCGTACGGTGTCTGGTCGCCGAGGACGGGTCGGTGCCGGACGCCGACGACGCACCCGGTAACGTCGCGGTCGTCGCACGCGCTTACTGA
- a CDS encoding methyltransferase domain-containing protein encodes MTPTLVRQHLPHAGAAPRVDLRARARDWSEIQERMLVPLYEAVYERLDVGPTTRLLGLGCGSGLALLMATTRGAAVTGVDASPERMALARERLLPAAGATRARAGTRLVDGSPRDTKEPGAPAYTLVTAFEPIGCLAGDSEGLGGLLAEATPLAGRGAAVVLAGWGPPERCATTSVLRVATKLAEPLRSTGSWRPALRDDLEDVAQRAGLKPDGSGRVACPFGYADVDSAVRGLKSTGLFDAAITATDQVQVDKELTEALHPHQRQDGTVWMPNVFRYLIARTP; translated from the coding sequence ATGACACCTACGCTCGTGCGGCAGCACCTGCCTCACGCGGGGGCCGCACCCCGCGTGGACCTGCGTGCACGCGCGCGTGACTGGTCCGAGATCCAGGAGCGGATGCTCGTACCGCTCTACGAGGCCGTCTACGAGCGACTGGACGTGGGTCCCACGACGCGGCTGCTCGGCCTCGGCTGCGGTTCCGGACTCGCCCTGCTGATGGCCACCACCCGGGGAGCGGCGGTCACCGGTGTCGACGCTTCCCCCGAAAGAATGGCCCTCGCACGGGAGCGGCTGCTGCCCGCAGCCGGGGCCACGCGCGCGCGTGCGGGCACCCGGCTGGTCGACGGCTCGCCCCGGGACACGAAGGAACCGGGCGCTCCCGCGTACACCCTGGTGACCGCCTTCGAGCCGATCGGGTGCCTCGCGGGCGACTCGGAGGGGCTGGGCGGGCTGCTCGCGGAGGCGACGCCGCTGGCGGGGCGCGGAGCGGCCGTGGTGCTGGCCGGCTGGGGCCCGCCGGAGCGGTGCGCCACGACGTCCGTGCTGCGGGTCGCCACCAAGCTGGCGGAACCGCTGCGCAGCACGGGCAGCTGGCGTCCCGCCCTGCGCGACGACCTGGAGGACGTCGCCCAGCGGGCCGGTCTCAAGCCGGACGGGTCCGGGCGCGTGGCGTGCCCCTTCGGGTACGCCGATGTGGACAGCGCGGTACGCGGGCTCAAGTCGACGGGGCTGTTCGACGCGGCGATCACGGCGACGGACCAGGTGCAGGTGGACAAGGAGCTGACCGAGGCTCTGCATCCGCACCAGCGGCAGGACGGGACGGTGTGGATGCCGAACGTGTTCCGGTATTTGATCGCCCGGACACCCTGA
- the trmD gene encoding tRNA (guanosine(37)-N1)-methyltransferase TrmD, translating to MRLDVVTIFPEYLEPLNVSLVGKARARGQLNVHVHDLRSWTYDRHNTVDDTPYGGGPGMVMKTEPWGEALDSVLADGYETGSHEPALIVPTPSGRPFTQELAVHLSERPWLIFTPARYEGIDRRVVDEYTTRMPVYEVSIGDYVLAGGEAAVLVVTEAVARLLPGVLGNAESHRDDSFAPGAMASLLEGPVYTKPPEWRGRDIPDVLLSGHHGKIARWRRDEALKRTTAHRPDLIERCDPKAFDKKDREMLSILGWEPDPAGEPYGRFWRRTDGVEE from the coding sequence ATGCGCCTCGACGTCGTCACGATCTTCCCCGAGTACCTGGAACCGCTGAACGTCTCCCTCGTCGGCAAGGCACGCGCGCGTGGACAGCTGAACGTGCACGTCCACGACCTGCGCTCGTGGACCTACGATCGCCACAACACCGTCGACGACACGCCCTACGGCGGCGGCCCCGGCATGGTCATGAAGACCGAGCCCTGGGGAGAGGCGCTGGACTCCGTCCTGGCCGACGGCTACGAGACCGGCTCCCACGAGCCGGCCCTCATCGTGCCCACGCCCAGCGGCCGCCCCTTCACCCAGGAACTCGCCGTCCACCTCTCCGAGCGCCCCTGGCTGATCTTCACGCCGGCCCGCTACGAGGGCATCGACCGGCGCGTCGTCGACGAGTACACGACGCGGATGCCGGTGTACGAGGTGTCCATCGGCGACTACGTCCTGGCCGGCGGCGAGGCGGCCGTCCTCGTCGTCACGGAGGCCGTGGCGCGGCTGCTGCCCGGCGTCCTGGGCAACGCCGAGTCCCACCGGGACGACTCCTTCGCGCCCGGCGCCATGGCGAGCCTGCTGGAGGGGCCCGTCTACACCAAGCCGCCCGAGTGGCGCGGCCGGGACATCCCCGACGTGCTGCTCAGCGGCCATCACGGGAAGATCGCCCGGTGGCGGCGGGACGAGGCCCTGAAGCGCACGACGGCCCACCGGCCCGACCTCATCGAGCGGTGCGACCCCAAGGCCTTCGACAAGAAGGACCGCGAGATGCTGTCCATCCTGGGCTGGGAACCCGACCCGGCGGGGGAGCCGTACGGCCGATTTTGGCGCAGGACCGACGGCGTGGAAGAATAG
- the ffh gene encoding signal recognition particle protein: MFDTLSDRLSATFKNLRGKGRLSEADIDATAREIRIALLEADVALPVVRTFIKNVKERALGAEVSKALNPAQQVLKIVNEELVTILGGETRRLRFAKQPPTVIMLAGLQGAGKTTLAGKLGRWLKEQGHSPLLVACDLQRPNAVNQLSVVAERAGVGVYAPEPGNGVGDPVKVAKDSIEHAKSKVHDIVIVDTAGRLGIDQEMMQQAADIRDAVSPDEILFVVDAMIGQDAVNTAEAFRDGVGFDGVVLSKLDGDARGGAALSIRQITGKPIMFASNGEKLDDFDAFHPDRMASRILDMGDLLTLIEQAEKTFDQAEAQKMAEKLASKKGQDFTLDDFLAQMEQVRKMGSISKLLGMLPGMGQMKDQINNLDERDVDRTAAIIKSMTPAERQEPTIINGSRRARIARGSGVEVSAVKNLVERFFEARKMMSRMAQGGGMPGMPGMPGMGGGPGRAKKKQKQAKGKQRSGNPMKRKQQEQEAAARRAAAAEGGGAFGLPQQGGKDFELPDEFKKFMG, from the coding sequence GTGTTCGATACTCTTTCCGATCGCCTCTCAGCGACCTTCAAGAACCTGCGCGGCAAGGGACGGCTCTCCGAGGCGGACATCGACGCCACGGCGCGCGAGATCCGGATCGCGCTCCTCGAGGCGGACGTGGCGCTGCCGGTCGTCCGCACGTTCATCAAGAACGTCAAGGAGCGCGCGCTCGGTGCCGAGGTCAGCAAGGCGCTGAACCCGGCCCAGCAGGTCCTCAAGATCGTCAACGAGGAACTGGTCACCATCCTCGGCGGCGAGACCCGGCGCCTGCGCTTCGCCAAGCAGCCGCCCACCGTGATCATGCTGGCCGGTCTGCAGGGTGCCGGTAAGACCACCCTCGCGGGCAAGCTCGGCCGCTGGCTGAAGGAGCAGGGTCACTCGCCGCTGCTGGTCGCCTGTGACCTCCAGCGCCCGAACGCCGTGAACCAGCTCAGCGTCGTCGCCGAGCGCGCGGGCGTCGGCGTCTACGCGCCGGAGCCGGGCAACGGCGTCGGCGACCCGGTCAAGGTCGCCAAGGACTCCATCGAGCACGCCAAGTCCAAGGTCCATGACATCGTGATCGTGGACACCGCCGGCCGCCTGGGCATCGACCAGGAGATGATGCAGCAGGCCGCGGACATCCGGGACGCGGTCAGCCCCGACGAGATCCTGTTCGTCGTCGACGCGATGATCGGTCAGGACGCCGTCAACACCGCCGAGGCCTTCCGCGACGGCGTCGGCTTCGACGGCGTGGTGCTCTCCAAGCTCGACGGTGACGCCCGCGGTGGTGCCGCCCTGTCGATCCGGCAGATCACCGGCAAGCCGATCATGTTCGCGTCGAACGGCGAGAAGCTCGACGACTTCGACGCCTTCCACCCGGACCGGATGGCCTCCCGCATCCTCGACATGGGTGACCTGCTCACCCTGATCGAGCAGGCGGAGAAGACCTTCGACCAGGCCGAAGCCCAGAAGATGGCCGAGAAGCTGGCCTCCAAGAAGGGCCAGGACTTCACCCTCGACGACTTCCTGGCCCAGATGGAGCAGGTCAGGAAGATGGGCTCCATCTCCAAGCTGCTCGGCATGCTCCCGGGCATGGGCCAGATGAAGGACCAGATCAACAACCTCGACGAGCGGGACGTCGACCGCACGGCCGCCATCATCAAGTCGATGACCCCGGCCGAGCGCCAGGAGCCGACGATCATCAACGGCTCGCGGCGCGCCCGTATCGCGCGGGGTTCCGGTGTCGAGGTCAGCGCGGTGAAGAACCTGGTCGAGCGGTTCTTCGAGGCCCGCAAGATGATGTCCCGCATGGCCCAGGGCGGCGGCATGCCCGGGATGCCCGGCATGCCGGGCATGGGCGGCGGTCCCGGCCGGGCGAAGAAGAAGCAGAAGCAGGCCAAGGGCAAGCAGCGCTCCGGCAACCCGATGAAGCGCAAGCAGCAGGAGCAGGAGGCCGCCGCCCGCCGCGCGGCCGCCGCCGAGGGCGGCGGCGCCTTCGGGCTGCCGCAGCAGGGCGGCAAGGACTTCGAACTCCCCGACGAGTTCAAGAAGTTCATGGGCTGA
- the rpsP gene encoding 30S ribosomal protein S16: MAVKIKLKRLGKIRSPHYRIVVADSRTRRDGRAIEEIGKYHPTYNPSVIEVDAERVAYWLGVGAQPTEPVMAILKKTGDWQKFKGEPAPAPLLTAPEKAARPSFEALGGDDEGKGEAITQKKKAEKKDEASAESASTEA, encoded by the coding sequence GTGGCAGTCAAGATCAAGCTGAAGCGTCTGGGCAAGATCCGTTCGCCTCACTACCGCATCGTCGTCGCCGACTCCCGTACCCGTCGTGACGGTCGTGCGATCGAGGAGATCGGCAAGTACCACCCGACGTACAACCCGTCGGTGATCGAGGTCGACGCCGAGCGTGTGGCGTACTGGCTCGGTGTCGGCGCGCAGCCGACCGAGCCCGTGATGGCCATCCTCAAGAAGACCGGCGACTGGCAGAAGTTCAAGGGCGAGCCCGCCCCGGCTCCGCTGCTGACGGCGCCCGAGAAGGCCGCGCGCCCGTCGTTCGAGGCTCTCGGCGGTGACGACGAGGGCAAGGGTGAGGCGATCACCCAGAAGAAGAAGGCTGAGAAGAAGGACGAGGCTTCCGCCGAGTCCGCTTCGACCGAGGCCTGA
- a CDS encoding RNA-binding protein translates to MLEEALEHLVKGIVDNPDDVQVASRDLRRGRVLEVRVHPDDLGKVIGRNGRTARALRTVVGAIGGRGVRVDLVDVDHVR, encoded by the coding sequence ATGCTCGAGGAGGCTCTCGAGCACCTCGTGAAGGGCATCGTCGACAACCCTGACGATGTGCAGGTCGCCTCGCGCGACCTGCGCCGCGGGCGAGTGCTCGAGGTCCGGGTCCACCCGGACGACCTCGGCAAGGTGATCGGCCGCAACGGCCGCACCGCACGCGCCCTGCGTACCGTCGTGGGCGCCATCGGCGGTCGCGGTGTCCGCGTCGACCTCGTCGACGTGGACCACGTCCGCTGA
- the rimM gene encoding ribosome maturation factor RimM (Essential for efficient processing of 16S rRNA) — MQLVVARIGRAHGIKGEVTVEVRTDEPELRLAPGAVLATDPASAGPLTIETGRVHSSRLLLRFKGVSDRTGAEALRNTLLIAEIDPEELPEGEDEYYDHQLIDLDVVTADGAEVGRITEISHLPTQDLFIVERPDGSEVMIPFVEEIVSEIDLEEQKAVITPPPGLIDDRAEIASSREES, encoded by the coding sequence GTGCAGTTGGTAGTCGCACGGATCGGCCGTGCCCATGGCATCAAGGGCGAGGTCACCGTCGAGGTACGGACCGATGAGCCGGAACTGCGGCTCGCCCCCGGCGCCGTGCTCGCCACCGATCCCGCCTCCGCGGGACCGCTCACCATCGAGACGGGCCGCGTCCACAGCAGCCGCCTCCTGCTGCGCTTCAAGGGCGTCAGCGACCGCACCGGCGCCGAGGCCCTGCGCAACACCCTCCTGATCGCCGAGATCGACCCGGAGGAACTGCCCGAGGGCGAGGACGAGTACTACGACCACCAGCTCATCGACCTCGACGTGGTCACCGCGGACGGCGCGGAGGTCGGGCGGATCACGGAGATCTCGCACCTGCCCACCCAGGACCTGTTCATCGTGGAGCGCCCCGACGGCAGTGAGGTGATGATCCCCTTCGTCGAGGAGATCGTCAGCGAGATCGACCTGGAGGAGCAGAAGGCCGTCATCACCCCGCCGCCGGGCCTGATCGACGACCGCGCCGAGATCGCCTCCAGCCGGGAAGAGTCGTAA
- a CDS encoding [protein-PII] uridylyltransferase: protein MTGVDVQKEAEDSGPSGYAAARLRLLTEEARSGPPRRAALAELTDDWLTGLFAAGAEGLRGASLVAVGGYGRGELSPRSDLDLLLLHDGSDPKAVAALADRLWYPVWDLGLALDHSVRTPAEARKTAGEDLKVQLGLLDARHIAGDLGLTAGLRTAVLADWRNQAPKRLPELQELCAERAERQGELQYLLEPDLKEARGGLRDATALRAVAASWLADAPREGLADARRRLLDVRDALHLTTGRATDRLALQEQDQVAAELGLLDADTLLRQVYEAARLVSYASDVTWREVGRVLRSRAVRPRLRAMLGGGKPTAERSPLAEGVVEQDGEVVLARAARPERDPVLPLRAAAAAAQAGLPLSLHAVRRMAATVRPVPTPWPAEAREQLVTLLGSGRPTIEVWEALEAEGLITRLLPDWERVRCRPQRNAVHIWTVDRHLIETAVQASEFTRRVSRPDLLLVAALLHDIGKGWPGDHSVAGEIIAKDVAARIGFDRHEVTVIATLVRHHLLLVETATRRDLEDPATVRSVAEAVGSEGTLELLHALTEADALATGPAAWSSWRGSLVADLVRRVAAVLAGDAPADPEEAAPTAEQERLAIEAVATGSPVLSLRAQTEPPAGQEPSGDPEPLGVELLIAVPDQPGVLPAVAGVLAMHRLTVRTAELRSLNLPDGVDGSVLLLDWRVAAEYGSLPQAARLRADLVRALDGSLDIAGRLAERDAAYPRRRGVVAPPPRVSVHPAASRLATVIEVRSQDAPGLLFRIGRALEDASVLVRSAHVSTLGANAVDAFYVTGPEGAPLPGDEAESVARKLEETLRG, encoded by the coding sequence GTGACGGGTGTGGACGTGCAGAAAGAAGCAGAGGACTCGGGACCCAGCGGCTATGCGGCGGCCCGGCTGCGTCTCCTCACCGAGGAGGCGCGGTCCGGGCCGCCGCGCCGTGCGGCCCTGGCCGAACTGACGGACGACTGGCTGACCGGCCTGTTCGCCGCGGGCGCGGAAGGGCTGCGCGGGGCCTCCCTGGTCGCCGTCGGCGGCTACGGACGCGGCGAACTCTCCCCGCGCAGCGACCTCGACCTGCTCCTGCTGCACGACGGCAGCGACCCCAAGGCGGTCGCCGCCCTCGCCGACCGGCTCTGGTACCCGGTGTGGGACCTGGGCCTGGCCCTCGACCACTCCGTCCGGACGCCCGCCGAGGCCCGCAAGACGGCCGGCGAGGACCTCAAGGTGCAGCTCGGCCTGCTGGACGCCCGGCACATCGCCGGTGACCTCGGCCTCACCGCGGGACTGCGCACGGCCGTGCTGGCCGACTGGCGCAACCAGGCGCCCAAACGCCTCCCCGAACTACAGGAACTGTGCGCCGAACGCGCCGAGCGCCAGGGCGAGTTGCAGTACCTCCTGGAACCCGACCTGAAGGAGGCCCGCGGCGGGCTGCGCGACGCCACCGCCCTGCGCGCCGTCGCCGCCTCCTGGCTCGCCGACGCCCCGCGCGAGGGCCTCGCCGACGCCCGGCGCCGGCTCCTCGACGTACGCGACGCACTGCACCTGACCACCGGGCGGGCGACCGACCGGCTCGCCCTCCAGGAGCAGGACCAGGTGGCCGCCGAGCTCGGCCTGCTCGACGCGGACACGCTGCTGCGGCAGGTGTACGAGGCGGCCCGGCTCGTCTCGTACGCCAGTGACGTCACCTGGCGCGAGGTAGGGCGCGTACTGCGGTCGCGCGCCGTGCGGCCCCGGCTGCGCGCCATGCTGGGCGGCGGGAAACCGACCGCCGAGCGTTCTCCGCTGGCCGAAGGCGTGGTGGAGCAGGACGGCGAAGTGGTGCTCGCCCGTGCCGCGCGCCCCGAGCGCGACCCTGTCCTGCCGCTGCGCGCCGCGGCCGCCGCCGCGCAGGCCGGACTCCCGCTCTCCCTGCACGCCGTACGGCGCATGGCGGCCACCGTGCGCCCGGTGCCCACCCCCTGGCCCGCCGAGGCACGCGAACAGCTCGTCACCCTGCTCGGCTCCGGCCGCCCGACCATCGAGGTCTGGGAGGCGCTGGAGGCCGAGGGGCTGATCACGCGGCTGCTGCCCGACTGGGAGCGGGTGCGCTGCCGCCCGCAGCGCAACGCCGTGCACATCTGGACCGTCGACCGGCATCTCATCGAGACCGCCGTACAGGCCTCCGAGTTCACCCGCCGGGTCAGCCGCCCCGACCTGCTGCTGGTCGCGGCGCTGCTGCACGACATCGGCAAGGGCTGGCCCGGCGACCACTCCGTGGCCGGCGAGATCATCGCCAAGGACGTGGCCGCCCGCATCGGCTTCGACCGCCACGAGGTGACGGTCATCGCCACCCTCGTACGGCACCACCTGCTGCTCGTCGAGACGGCCACCCGGCGTGACCTGGAGGACCCGGCCACGGTGCGTTCGGTCGCCGAGGCCGTCGGCTCCGAGGGCACCCTGGAACTGCTGCACGCGCTCACCGAGGCCGACGCCCTGGCCACCGGACCGGCCGCCTGGTCGTCCTGGCGCGGCTCGCTCGTCGCCGACCTCGTCAGGCGGGTCGCGGCGGTGCTCGCCGGGGACGCCCCGGCCGACCCCGAGGAGGCCGCGCCGACCGCCGAGCAGGAGCGGCTCGCCATCGAGGCGGTCGCGACGGGCAGCCCGGTCCTCTCCCTGCGGGCACAGACCGAGCCGCCCGCCGGGCAGGAGCCGTCCGGCGACCCGGAGCCGCTGGGTGTGGAACTGCTCATCGCCGTCCCCGACCAGCCGGGTGTGCTGCCCGCGGTGGCCGGTGTCCTCGCCATGCACCGGCTGACCGTCCGGACGGCGGAGCTGCGGTCCCTGAACCTCCCGGACGGCGTCGACGGCTCCGTCCTGCTGCTGGACTGGCGGGTCGCCGCCGAGTACGGCTCCCTGCCGCAGGCCGCCCGCCTCCGTGCCGACCTCGTGCGGGCGCTGGACGGCTCCCTGGACATCGCCGGCCGCCTCGCCGAACGGGACGCGGCCTATCCGCGCCGCCGGGGCGTGGTCGCGCCCCCGCCGAGGGTGTCGGTCCACCCGGCCGCCTCCCGGCTGGCCACCGTCATCGAAGTCCGCTCCCAGGACGCCCCGGGCCTGCTGTTCCGCATCGGCCGAGCCCTGGAGGACGCGAGCGTACTGGTGCGCAGCGCGCACGTCTCGACGCTCGGTGCCAACGCCGTCGACGCCTTCTACGTGACCGGTCCGGAGGGCGCGCCGCTGCCCGGCGACGAGGCCGAGTCGGTGGCGCGGAAGCTGGAAGAGACACTGCGTGGGTGA
- the rplS gene encoding 50S ribosomal protein L19 translates to MSHLLDTVDSASLRSDVPAFRPGDTVNVHVRVIEGNRSRVQQFKGVVIRRQGSGVRETFTVRKVSFSVGVERTFPVHTPIVEKIELVTKGDVRRAKLYYLRELRGKAAKIKEKRES, encoded by the coding sequence ATGTCTCACCTGCTCGACACCGTCGACTCCGCGTCGCTGCGCAGCGACGTCCCCGCCTTCCGCCCGGGCGACACGGTCAACGTGCACGTCCGCGTCATCGAGGGCAACCGCTCCCGTGTGCAGCAGTTCAAGGGTGTGGTGATCCGCCGCCAGGGTTCCGGCGTGCGCGAGACCTTCACGGTCCGCAAGGTCTCCTTCTCCGTCGGCGTCGAGCGCACCTTCCCGGTGCACACCCCGATCGTGGAGAAGATCGAGCTCGTCACCAAGGGTGACGTCCGCCGCGCCAAGCTGTACTACCTGCGCGAGCTGCGCGGCAAGGCCGCGAAGATCAAGGAGAAGCGCGAGAGCTGA